A DNA window from Xanthomonas campestris pv. campestris str. ATCC 33913 contains the following coding sequences:
- a CDS encoding COX15/CtaA family protein — MNLFAPPALFRHFHRMAWLAALFTASTILFGSFVRLSDAGMSCPDWPTCYGRVTWPQTSDEANTHVASKIRPLESNKAWREQVHRFLAGALGVEVLVLTLLAARRRRAGIAQVVSAAALVALSIPLYMSGWHGLAMGVAAAGEAILLLAALRWSNIDLARAAVLTLAVVIFQALLGMWTVTLLLKPIVVMGHLLGGMLMFSLLVWMAWRATHLPITLADASRLKWLLRLGVAVLGLQIALGGWVSANYAALACGGGSWSADNFPKCVSQWWPPHDFRAGFTLWRGIGVDYEGGVLDGAARIAIQMAHRLWAIATALYLWWLAWRLSRSPGMRVWAGALALLVVVQVTLGMLNVKLALPLEVSVLHNGGAVALLFVLVSLLARLRAPE, encoded by the coding sequence ATGAATCTGTTTGCGCCACCGGCGTTGTTCCGGCACTTCCACCGCATGGCCTGGCTGGCTGCCCTGTTCACGGCCAGCACGATCCTGTTCGGGTCGTTCGTGCGGCTGTCCGATGCCGGCATGAGCTGCCCGGACTGGCCCACCTGTTATGGCCGCGTCACCTGGCCGCAGACCAGCGACGAAGCCAATACGCACGTAGCCAGCAAGATCCGCCCGCTCGAGTCGAACAAGGCCTGGCGTGAGCAGGTGCACCGCTTCCTGGCTGGCGCGCTGGGCGTTGAAGTGCTGGTGCTGACGCTACTGGCGGCGCGTCGCCGGCGTGCCGGCATTGCGCAGGTGGTGTCCGCCGCGGCGCTGGTCGCGCTGTCGATCCCGCTGTACATGTCCGGCTGGCACGGGCTGGCGATGGGCGTGGCGGCCGCTGGCGAAGCCATCCTGCTGCTGGCGGCGCTGCGCTGGAGCAATATCGATCTGGCCCGCGCTGCCGTGCTGACGCTGGCGGTGGTGATCTTCCAGGCGCTGCTGGGCATGTGGACGGTGACCTTGCTGCTCAAACCCATCGTGGTGATGGGGCATCTGCTCGGCGGCATGCTGATGTTCTCGCTGCTGGTGTGGATGGCCTGGCGCGCGACACATCTACCGATCACGCTGGCCGACGCTTCGCGCCTGAAATGGCTGCTGCGTCTGGGCGTGGCGGTGCTGGGCCTGCAGATCGCGCTCGGCGGCTGGGTCAGTGCCAACTACGCGGCGCTGGCGTGTGGCGGTGGCAGCTGGTCTGCCGACAATTTTCCCAAGTGCGTGAGCCAGTGGTGGCCACCGCATGACTTCCGCGCAGGCTTCACGCTCTGGCGCGGGATCGGCGTGGACTACGAGGGCGGCGTGCTGGACGGCGCGGCGCGCATCGCCATCCAGATGGCACACCGCTTGTGGGCGATCGCCACCGCGCTGTATCTGTGGTGGCTGGCATGGCGTCTGTCGCGTTCGCCCGGCATGCGTGTGTGGGCCGGCGCGCTGGCGTTGCTGGTGGTGGTGCAGGTGACGCTGGGCATGCTCAACGTGAAGCTGGCGCTGCCGCTGGAAGTGTCGGTGCTGCACAACGGTGGCGCGGTCGCGTTGCTGTTCGTGCTGGTCTCGCTGTTGGCGCGGCTGCGCGCGCCGGAGTGA
- a CDS encoding thioredoxin family protein: MKLSCRRPRPLSIALLAVLATLTACDKPTPSAHAQASPTAAPAAHAGIAWREGGLEAAFAEARDSGKPILLYWGAAWCAPCNRLKATLFQDPAFIAQTRHFVAVHLDGDAEGTLDWGERFGIKGYPTIIVLRSDRSEVTRLAGNSDTARLADVLRVVATSTTTVKQLLDKAQHAPQELSADDWAVLGNYGWGMDDSLVKSGELPALLARLSERAPQPSLRRRFALAAIVAPEDPPTPSPANRAVLEAILADPAEVRANLSTLNYVPAWLVKAGSTDAGQRASLSAKLDQALDAVYADPGVPINDRLETAFAKIELARLAQGQPTETAPKEPQPPLPAAVVETVHQRVQTIVAAARTAEEHQSITDSAAALLSEVGDSSGAEQLLLAEVGRSKTPYYYMPRLSQLAEERGDRKTALSWLKKNYTTASSPVARAQSGARYADGLIRLSPEDSAAIEAVATQAIGALAAQSDADRQRSRKRFARLGSALKTWSKQHQQEGTAVLARLRQKMQASCGGKNTSECTSWLS, encoded by the coding sequence ATGAAACTGTCCTGCCGACGCCCGCGCCCGCTGTCGATCGCACTGCTGGCGGTACTGGCAACCCTGACCGCCTGCGACAAGCCCACGCCGTCGGCGCACGCGCAGGCCAGTCCCACCGCCGCGCCCGCAGCGCACGCCGGCATTGCCTGGCGCGAAGGCGGGCTCGAAGCGGCGTTTGCCGAAGCCAGGGACAGCGGCAAGCCGATCCTGCTGTACTGGGGCGCGGCATGGTGCGCGCCGTGCAACCGCCTGAAGGCCACCTTGTTCCAGGATCCGGCGTTCATCGCGCAGACGCGGCACTTCGTGGCAGTGCATCTGGATGGCGATGCGGAAGGCACGCTGGACTGGGGTGAACGCTTCGGCATCAAGGGCTACCCGACCATCATCGTGCTGCGTTCGGACCGCAGCGAAGTCACCCGCCTGGCTGGCAACAGCGACACCGCGCGCCTGGCCGATGTCCTGCGGGTGGTCGCCACCAGTACCACCACCGTCAAACAACTGCTGGACAAGGCGCAGCATGCCCCGCAGGAACTGAGTGCGGACGACTGGGCCGTCCTCGGCAACTATGGCTGGGGCATGGACGACAGTCTGGTCAAGTCCGGCGAGCTGCCTGCCCTGTTGGCACGCTTGTCCGAAAGAGCGCCGCAACCGAGCTTGCGGCGCCGTTTTGCGCTGGCGGCGATCGTCGCACCGGAGGACCCGCCCACTCCCAGTCCTGCCAATCGCGCCGTGCTGGAAGCGATTCTGGCCGATCCGGCCGAAGTGCGAGCCAATCTGAGCACGCTGAATTACGTGCCCGCATGGCTGGTCAAGGCGGGCAGCACCGATGCCGGCCAACGTGCCAGCTTGTCGGCCAAGCTGGATCAAGCATTGGACGCGGTCTATGCAGATCCCGGCGTGCCGATCAACGACCGGCTGGAAACCGCCTTTGCGAAAATCGAGCTCGCGCGCCTCGCCCAGGGACAGCCGACCGAGACCGCGCCGAAGGAACCGCAACCACCGCTACCGGCGGCGGTCGTGGAGACGGTGCATCAGCGTGTGCAGACGATAGTGGCTGCAGCCAGGACCGCCGAGGAGCATCAATCCATCACCGACAGCGCAGCCGCGTTGCTGAGCGAGGTGGGCGACAGCAGCGGCGCCGAGCAATTGCTGCTGGCCGAAGTCGGACGCAGCAAGACCCCGTATTACTACATGCCACGCCTCTCCCAGCTCGCCGAAGAACGCGGCGATCGCAAGACCGCGTTGTCCTGGCTCAAGAAGAACTACACCACTGCCAGCAGCCCCGTCGCGCGCGCGCAGTCGGGCGCGCGGTATGCAGATGGGCTGATCCGGCTCAGCCCCGAGGACAGTGCCGCCATCGAAGCGGTAGCCACCCAGGCGATCGGCGCGCTGGCAGCACAATCGGATGCCGACCGCCAGCGCAGCCGTAAGCGCTTTGCCCGGCTTGGGAGCGCGCTGAAGACCTGGAGCAAGCAGCATCAGCAGGAAGGCACTGCAGTGCTGGCGCGATTGCGGCAGAAAATGCAGGCCAGCTGCGGCGGCAAGAACACCAGCGAGTGCACCAGCTGGCTGAGTTGA
- a CDS encoding twin transmembrane helix small protein, translated as MNDSLKTLLIVAFLIVILWNLGAGLYYLLTDRGQTKRTVNALTWRIGLSVALIALVILGIYTGWIKPHGVGR; from the coding sequence GTGAACGATTCGCTCAAGACGCTGCTGATTGTCGCCTTCCTGATCGTCATCCTATGGAACCTGGGCGCCGGGCTCTACTACCTGCTCACCGACCGCGGCCAGACCAAGCGCACGGTCAACGCATTGACCTGGCGCATCGGCTTGTCGGTGGCATTGATCGCGCTGGTGATCCTGGGCATTTACACCGGCTGGATCAAACCGCATGGCGTGGGGCGCTGA
- a CDS encoding SURF1 family protein translates to MMRKHTGVLGWCLALAVSAGFAALGQWQLQRMHAKEQLLERAAHVRQTPTTLAQALAAPRELAWVSGRVRFLPQQVLLDNQLQEGRAGVRVYQLAAPEGSAATVLVDLGWLPVPATRQLPTVTALHGSQAVQGLLTAPPSAGLAVGAALASTAQPQTWLAVRLEPQALQQALHRRDISSQVLRLDPAVPVGYVRDLQLLVNTLPPARHLGYAVQWFGLALAVLITAALLSWRARRRHRRGH, encoded by the coding sequence ATGATGCGCAAGCACACGGGCGTGCTCGGCTGGTGTCTGGCATTGGCGGTGAGTGCCGGATTTGCCGCATTGGGGCAGTGGCAGCTGCAGCGCATGCATGCCAAGGAGCAGCTGCTGGAGCGTGCCGCCCATGTGCGGCAGACGCCAACAACCCTGGCACAGGCGCTGGCTGCGCCGCGGGAGCTGGCATGGGTCAGCGGGCGCGTGCGCTTTCTACCGCAGCAGGTGTTGTTGGACAACCAGTTGCAGGAAGGGCGCGCCGGTGTGCGCGTCTACCAGCTGGCCGCGCCGGAAGGCAGCGCTGCAACGGTGCTGGTGGATCTGGGCTGGTTACCCGTGCCTGCCACGCGGCAATTGCCGACCGTGACCGCCTTGCACGGCAGCCAGGCAGTGCAGGGGTTGTTGACTGCGCCACCGTCGGCCGGGCTTGCGGTTGGCGCGGCACTGGCCAGCACTGCCCAGCCACAGACCTGGCTGGCGGTTCGCCTGGAGCCGCAGGCGTTGCAGCAGGCCTTGCACAGGCGCGACATTTCGTCGCAGGTATTGCGCCTGGATCCTGCCGTTCCGGTTGGTTATGTGCGCGATCTGCAGTTACTGGTCAACACGCTTCCACCCGCGCGGCACTTGGGTTACGCGGTGCAATGGTTCGGCCTGGCGCTGGCCGTGCTGATCACCGCGGCGCTGTTGTCGTGGCGTGCGCGTCGCCGTCATCGACGCGGGCACTGA
- the cyoE gene encoding heme o synthase produces MAVSARDYWDLTKPKVVALIVFTALVGMFLAIPGMPTWLQVRTGALGFLGIWLAASAAAAINQLLDAKIDAQMARTSWRPLVVGKVRPAQVLAFASVLIVISMTILVVWVNVITAVLTFASLIGYAVIYTVYLKRATSQNIVIGGLAGATPPMLGWAAVTGLPTSADWINASLLVLIIFIWTPPHFWALAIFRRADYAKAAIPMLPVTHGVPHTRKQILVYTVLLAIVTLLPVAVGMSGVFYLGGAVVLNAVFLWYAWRMLDPPDELFSMKMFGYSVVYLMALFAFLMVDHLLLPWVR; encoded by the coding sequence ATGGCTGTCAGCGCACGCGACTATTGGGACCTGACCAAGCCGAAGGTGGTGGCACTGATCGTGTTCACCGCGCTGGTCGGCATGTTCCTGGCCATTCCCGGCATGCCGACCTGGCTACAGGTACGCACCGGCGCGCTCGGCTTTTTGGGTATCTGGCTGGCGGCATCGGCGGCGGCGGCCATCAATCAGTTACTCGACGCCAAGATCGACGCGCAGATGGCCCGCACCTCCTGGCGCCCGTTGGTGGTGGGCAAGGTACGGCCCGCGCAGGTGCTGGCCTTCGCCAGCGTGTTGATCGTGATCTCGATGACCATCCTGGTGGTCTGGGTGAACGTCATCACCGCCGTGCTCACCTTTGCCTCGCTGATCGGCTATGCGGTGATCTACACCGTGTATCTCAAGCGCGCGACCTCGCAGAACATCGTGATCGGTGGGCTGGCCGGTGCCACGCCGCCGATGCTGGGCTGGGCGGCAGTGACCGGTTTGCCCACCAGCGCCGACTGGATCAATGCCTCGCTGCTGGTGTTGATCATCTTCATCTGGACCCCGCCGCATTTCTGGGCCCTGGCCATCTTTCGGCGTGCCGATTACGCCAAGGCGGCGATCCCGATGTTGCCGGTGACCCATGGCGTGCCGCATACGCGCAAGCAGATCCTGGTGTACACCGTGCTGCTGGCCATCGTGACGCTGCTGCCGGTGGCCGTGGGCATGAGCGGGGTGTTCTACCTCGGCGGTGCGGTGGTGCTCAACGCGGTGTTTCTCTGGTACGCGTGGCGCATGCTCGACCCGCCGGACGAACTGTTTTCGATGAAGATGTTCGGCTACTCCGTGGTCTATCTGATGGCGTTGTTCGCGTTCTTGATGGTGGATCATCTGCTGCTGCCGTGGGTGCGCTAG